GGAGAACGGCATCATTCCTATCGAATTTTGCGTGCGGTTAAAAATCGCTTTGGATCGACGAATGAGATGGGAATATTTGAAATGCGGGAATTGGGATTATCAGAAGTACGAAACCCGTCTGAGCTGTTTTTGGCAGAACGTCCACAAGGTGTGGCGGGTTCTGCGGTGGTTGCCAGTATGGAAGGAACACGGCCATTATTGGTTGAAATTCAAGCGCTGTTGACACCTACTGCCTATGGGAATCCGAGGCGAATGGCGGCGGGTGTGGAAAACAGCCGGGTTGCTTTGTTGATGGCTGTGTTGGAAAAACGTGTCGGCCTGTTTTTGCAAAATCAGGATGCCTACGTCAATGTTGCCGGTGGGGTCAGACTTGATGAACCTGCGGTAGATTTGGGCATTGCAGTAAGCATCGGTTCGTCGTTTCGAAATCAAAGCATACATCCCTATGATGTTTTTATTGGAGAAATCGGGCTTACAGGTGAGATTCGTGCAGTATCCCGGATTGAACAACGTGTGAAGGAAGCCCTCAAACTCGGATTTCATAGATGTTTTCTGCCGATTGGCAATATGCGGGGGTGGAAGCCGCCCGAAGGAATTCAGATCATTGCAGTCGAGACATTACAGGATGCGTTTCATTTTGCATTAGAAGGGTGAAAGGAATGCGGGAGGATGTAAAAAAGGAAACTGCCATAAATAAGATTCTTCGGTTTATCGCACCTGGTACCCCTTTACGGGAAGGGCTTGAAAATGTACTGCGGGCAAAAACCGGCGCTTTGATTGTCATTGGGAACAGTCCGGAAGTCATGCAAATTGTAGATGGCGGATTTACGATTCATTGTGAATTTACGCCGGCAAGCCTTTATGAACTGGCGAAAATGGATGGCGCGCTGGTGCTTAGTGAAGACGGGAAGCGAATCTTAAATGCAAATGCTCATTTGAATCCGGATCCGTCGATTCCCTCCTTTGAAACAGGGACGCGACATCGGACAGCAGAAAGAGTTGCAAAGCAAACAGGTCATTTGGTGATTTGCATCTCCCAGAGGCGAGATGTTATCACGTTATACCAATCGAATTTTCGATACGCCTTAAAAGATATTGGTGTAATTTTGACAAAAGCAAATCAGGCGATTCAGACATTGGAAAAGTATAAGTCGGTTCTCGACCAGGCACTTACCAATCTTGGCGCACTCGAGTTCGAGGAAGCTGTTACATTATACGAGGTAGCTCAAGTCATGCAGCGAATCGAGATGGTGCTCAGGATTAAAGCGGAAATTAAACGATATATTATCGAGCTTGGGACGGAAGGCCGATTGATCAGCATGCAATTGGAGGAACTTGTGGCAAACGTAGATGAAGAAGCGTATTTATTGGTGAAAGATTATTGTAAAGACAATGCAGACGTAACACCACATCATATTCTCACCGAATTGCATATGCTGTCTCCTGATGATTTATTGGAAACGGCAACGATTGTAAAAGCACTACGGTATTCTGGCACTCTCAATATTTCGGAAGAACCGGTATCATCACGCGGGTATCGGATTTTACACAAGATTCCCCGGTTGCCGCAACCGGTTGTCGAAAATCTGGTCGAACGTTTTACATCACTCCCTAACATCATGGAAGCAACGATTGAGGAATTGGATGATGTGGAAGGTATTGGGGAAGTGCGGGCACGAGCCATTAAAGAAGGGCTGCGAAGGCTGCAAGATCAGGTATTTATCGATCGTCATATCTAGTTTTACCAGATGATTAGCCAATATAGAGGGGGATTGCCGATGTGGTTGAAGCTGTTGCCGAATGTCTTTACACTGGGAAATTTGTTTTTGGGAATGATTGCAATACTTCTTGCTTCACAAGGTGAGTACGGGGGAGCTGCTTTACTGATTATCGTTGGCATGGTTTTGGATGGGGTGGACGGAAGAATTGCCCGAATGTTTCATGTGCAAAGCGAATTTGGCAAAGAATTGGATTCGCTTTCAGATATCGTAACGTTTGGCATAGCTCCTGCTGTTCTGATGTATGCTGTCGTGTTGCATCAATTCGGATGGATCGGTATTGTGCTTTCTTGCATCTTTCCCGGATGCGGCGCATTGCGGCTTGCCCGCTTCAATACACAATCGAAAACCACAAATTATTTTATCGGTTTGCCGATTACAGCCGCCGGTGGCGTGTTGGCTACGCTGGCTTTGTATATGCCGCTGTTGCCAAAAGCACATATGATCTTGCCGATTGCCATGATGTTTTTGGCGTATCTGATGGTCAGCAAGGTAAAGTATCCGAATTTCAAAAAATTAGGTATTCCAAAGCGGGTTTTGTTCATTGCTCCGCTCATTGTCGGCATCGTCGTAGTCGTCTTTTATTTCCATCGCGATGTCCTGAACCGCTTGATTTTCTTGCCTCTTGCAGTCTATGCATTGTATGGCGTGCAAAGAAAATTAAGAAAAGTACATAAACGGGACATAAGCGACGAAGTATATGATACAATAGCAAAATAGCAAAAAAATCTTTTGGTTACGATTGCTATGTTTTATTCGAAAAGTCGTTGTCTATAATGAGAGATAGGAGGTGAAGCGAATGTTGCGAAAAATTGTACATTTATTTTTCGGTGTAGTAGGTGTCGTTTTAGGAGCCAAATTTGCGCCGACATTATTCGCACTCATAAAATTAGATTATGGAGTTTTTAAAAGCACGATTTTTGGCGGTCTATTAGGGTTTAGTATATTTATTTTGGCGACGATTTGGTTGGTCGACTATGTTATGACTTTAATTCGTTGGTTTGAGGAACGAATGTTAAGGACTCCGATTTCTGATGTCATGCCTGGAATCGTGGGTATGATCTTGGGTCTGATTATCGCGTATTTGCTTGAAAATGCTTTTATGCAATTACCGATCGTAGGCAGTGTGGTACAGATATTTGCCAGTGTGCTGCTTGGTTACCTTGGATTTACGATCTTTTTTCGCAAACGCGAGGAATTGCTGGCCATTTTTAGCGGCAGATTGGGCAGAGATAAGGACAAAGACAAGTCCAGTAAACAATTAACCCGCAGCGGTGAAGCGAAACTTTTGGATACAAGCGTAATTATTGACGGCCGGATTGCTGATATCGTAAAAACCGGATTTCTTGATGGAGTCTTGATTATTCCATCCTTTGTCTTGGAAGAATTGCAGCACATTGCAGATAGTTCCGATGCATTGAAACGGAATCGGGGCAGACGCGGGCTCGATATCTTAAATCGTATTCAGAAAGAGCTAATGGTAAAAGTTCAAATTATGGAGATCGATTTTGAGGATATCCAGGAAGTTGACAGCAAGCTTGTGAAGTTGGCAAAAAAAATAAACGGCAAAGTCGTTACAAATGATTTTAATTTGAATAAAGTATGTGAATTGCAAGGTGTTGGTGTTTTAAACATCAACGATTTGGCAAATGCAGTCAAGCCTGTCGTATTGCCGGGTGAGGAAATCATCGTACAAGTGATTAAAGACGGCAAAGAACACGGACAAGGCATTGGTTACCTGGATGACGGTACGATGATCGTTGTTGAAGGCGGGCGTGAATATATCGGATCCCGCTTGGAAGTATTGGTTACAAGTGTATTGCAAACATCAGCCGGACGAATGATTTTTGCCAAACCCAAATTACTGGAACGGGCTTTATAATGGATTGCATGATACGTATGCATTCCTTTGTCAAGCTGGACAATTCTTGCTACAATGATAGGCGCTGTACTGCTACGGCGTCTTTTTTTATAAAAGGATAGCCGAATACATCTGACTGCATTGAAATGGGATTTTTACAGGAACAGCAGCCATTTTAAGGATATCATGGTAAAGTGATACTATTGTGTCATAACGGGGTTTGAGGAGATGATTGGTTTTGATAGATGCAGTCGTTGTGGCTGCGGGCAGCGGAAACCGAATGCGTGCAGAGATAAAAAAGCAATATATGACGATCGGGGAAGAAATGCTGTTTATACATACTGTACGTGTATTTGATTTGCACCCGCAAATTCGCTCGATTGTACTGGTCGTTTCACCAGGAGATGAAGAATTTGTTACTGGCGTTTTACGAACCTATAATTGGAAGAAACAGATACGTGTTGTCGCAGGTGGTCAAACGCGGCAAGAGTCTGTATTTTACGGTTTGCAGGCGTTAGATGAGGGATCGGAATACGTCGCGATTCATGATGGTGCGAGGCCGTTTTTATCGCAAACGATTTTGACGAATGTCATTCATAAGGTATATGAGTATCATGCGGTAGCTGTTGCCGTACCTGTAAAAGATACAATTGCTGTTGTCGATGACGGAAAAATACAAAGTGTTCCGGAACGGTCGACGCTATGGTCTGTGCAAACACCGCAGGCGTTTCAAACGGCGCTGATTCGGAAAGCACATGCAGCTGCCGTGCAAGATTTATTTAGCGGAACAGATGATGCTTCATTAGTACGAAGACTGGGACATGAAGTGCATATCCAGATTGGCGGATATTCCAATATGAAACTCACGACTCCGGAGGATCTGGTCATTGCACAGTTGGTCTTGCAAGAACGCCAAAAAGAGGAGCGGTTCTATGAATTCAATCCGCATAGGGATCGGATATGATGTACATCCGTTAATAGAGGGAAGGAAACTATACATAGGTGGTGTCGAAATTCCTCACGAAACAGGCCTGTTGGGGCATTCGGACGCAGATGTGCTGCTGCATGCAATCGCGGATGCGATCTTGGGCGCTTTAGGTGAAGGAGATATTGGAAAACACTTTCCGGATACGGATGAGCGCTATAAAGATATTTCAAGTGTTGCATTATTGCAGGAAGTTGCTGATTTGGCGCAACGCAAAGGGTATTCCTTGGGCAATCTTGATTGCGTTTTGCTTGCACAACGGCCCAAAATTGCACCCTATATACTGCAAATGAGGGAAACGATTGCTGCCGTGCTGCATGTGGATGCGGCTGTTGTCAATATAAAAGCGACAACGACAGAAAAATTGGGGTTTGTTGGTCGTGAAGAAGGAATGGCGGCAGAAGCAGTAGTACTGCTATATCAATCTATGCTATAATTTCCAATAAAATTGAGGGGAAAAGGAGTATTCCATCGTGTCAGTTCGAGTTCGTTTTGCTCCGAGTCCTACGGGACATCTACATATAGGCGGCGCCCGCTCCGCATTGTTTAATTATTTATATGCAAAAAAGCAGAATGGAACGTTTATTCTGCGGATCGAAGATACGGATCAAGCTCGCAATAAGGAACATGCGGAAGAGGGTTTTATAAAAAGTTTGCGTTGGTTGGGGATTCCTTGGGATGAAGGATTTGAGACAGGTGGACCGTATGGCCCATATCGCTGTATGGATCGATTGCCGATCTACCAGGAATACGCGGATCGTTTGCTTGCGGAAGGGAAAGCATATCGCTGTTATTGTACGGAAGAGGAAATCGAAGCAGATCGGCAGCGAATGTTGGAACAAGGTCTTACACCGAAGTATTCCGGGAGATGCCGCCATCTTGCCAAAGAACAAGAGGATCGATTCCGGGCGGAAGGACGGAAATCCGTTGTTCGCTTTCTTGTGCCGGAAGAAAAGATCGTCCGCATTCATGATAAAATTCGCGGTGACGTAGAGTTTGAAACAAATGGCATCGGCGATTTTGTCATTGTCAAATCGGACGGGATTCCCACATACAATTTTGCCGTTGTTGTCGATGACGCGTTAATGAAAATCACATTGGTGATTCGCGGGGAAGAACATTTGACAAATACACCGCGGCAAATCCTGGTTTTCCAGGCATTCGGCTTTGAAATTCCGGAGTTTGCACACTGTTCCCTCATTCTGAATGAACAGGGGAAAAAACTAAGCAAGCGGGATGAGTCAATCGTTCAATTCATTGAACAATACAAAGACTTGGGGTATCTGCCGGAAGCGTTGTTTAATTACCTGGCGTTGCTTGGGTGGTCGCCGGGAACCGAGCAAGAGATCTTTTCCCATGACGAATTGGTTCAGGCATTTTCCATTGAGAGAATCAGCAAGAGCGGCTCGATTTTTGATCAACAGAAGCTGGCGTGGATGAACAGCCACTATATCAAGCAGGCGGACGTACAGCGGATTGTTGATATGGCAATTCCGTTTTTGCAGCAAGCAAAGCGCCTGCCGACTGTACTTTCGCCGGAGCAAGCTCGCTGGGTGACGGCGCTTGTACAACTTTTGCAAGAAAAACTTGAATATGTTGCACAAATCGTTCCATTGTCCGATTTGTTCTTTACCGATCAAGTATCGTATCCGGAAGAAAGTATGACTCTTTTAAAAGAAGCGCATGTTCCGGTAGTAGCGCATGCTTGTGCCGAGGTCTTTGACAGGATTGAGGATTGGTCGGCAGATGGGATCAAACAGGCAATCAAAGAAGTGCAGAAGGAAACCGGGTATAAGGGCAAACAATTGTTTATGCCGATTCGCATAATCGTAACCGGACAGGAACACGGGCCGGATTTGAATCAAACTCTATACCTTCTTGGCAAGCAAGCAGTTGTTCAACGGTTGCGGAATTTTGAAACACATGCAGCTCATGTGTAAGAGACACGCGACGCCCAGTCGTCTCTGACTGCAGAGGCGGCTTTTTCTTTAGAACGTTGTATTTGGAAAGGAGCCGTTAAACAGCTATGGCGCTTCGTTTATATAACTCACGCACACGTCAGAAAGAAGAATTTCAAACACTGGAAACCGGAAAAGTGAAAATGTATGTGTGCGGCCCAACTGTGTATAACTATTTTCATATCGGGAATGCGCGTGCGTTTGTAGTTTTTGATGTTGTCAGAAGATATCTTGAATATCGGGGATACCAAGTAACATACGTACAAAATTTTACCGATGTAGACGACAAGCTGATTCGAAAGTCGCAAGAGATGGGCAAAACGGTAAAAGAAGTTGCCGATCAATACATCGATGCCTATTTTGAAGATGTGGAAGCTCTTGGTGTCAAACGTGCAGATGTTCATCCGCGTGTCATGGAAAACATGGATGAAATTATTCAAATGATTCAGGAATTGATTGCCAAAGGATTTGCATATGTCCGGGAAGGCGACGTTTATTATAATACGCTGCGTTTTTCCGATTACGGAAAACTGAGCAATCAGTCCTTGGAAGACTTACAGGCAGGCGCGCGAATTGAAGTGAATGAAAACAAACAAAACCCTCTGGATTTTACATTGTGGAAAGCGGCGAAACCGAGTGAGGTTTTTTGGGATAGTCCGTGGGGGCAAGGCCGTCCGGGGTGGCACATTGAATGTTCTGCGATGAACCGCAAGTACTTGGGAGAAGAAATTGACATACATGGAGGCGGACATGATTTGATGTTTCCCCATCATGAAAATGAACTTGCGCAAAGTCAGGCGGCCACGGGAAAACCTTTGGCCCGATATTGGCTGCACAATGGATATGTCAATATCAACAATGAGAAAATGTCGAAGTCATTGGGGAACTCTATTTTTGTACGTGATTTAAAAGAGCAGTATGCACCGCTTGCATTGCGGTTTTTCTTGCTGTCTGCCCAATATCGGCATCCGGTCAATT
Above is a window of Fodinisporobacter ferrooxydans DNA encoding:
- the disA gene encoding DNA integrity scanning diadenylate cyclase DisA, whose product is MREDVKKETAINKILRFIAPGTPLREGLENVLRAKTGALIVIGNSPEVMQIVDGGFTIHCEFTPASLYELAKMDGALVLSEDGKRILNANAHLNPDPSIPSFETGTRHRTAERVAKQTGHLVICISQRRDVITLYQSNFRYALKDIGVILTKANQAIQTLEKYKSVLDQALTNLGALEFEEAVTLYEVAQVMQRIEMVLRIKAEIKRYIIELGTEGRLISMQLEELVANVDEEAYLLVKDYCKDNADVTPHHILTELHMLSPDDLLETATIVKALRYSGTLNISEEPVSSRGYRILHKIPRLPQPVVENLVERFTSLPNIMEATIEELDDVEGIGEVRARAIKEGLRRLQDQVFIDRHI
- the pssA gene encoding CDP-diacylglycerol--serine O-phosphatidyltransferase, yielding MWLKLLPNVFTLGNLFLGMIAILLASQGEYGGAALLIIVGMVLDGVDGRIARMFHVQSEFGKELDSLSDIVTFGIAPAVLMYAVVLHQFGWIGIVLSCIFPGCGALRLARFNTQSKTTNYFIGLPITAAGGVLATLALYMPLLPKAHMILPIAMMFLAYLMVSKVKYPNFKKLGIPKRVLFIAPLIVGIVVVVFYFHRDVLNRLIFLPLAVYALYGVQRKLRKVHKRDISDEVYDTIAK
- a CDS encoding PIN/TRAM domain-containing protein; translated protein: MLRKIVHLFFGVVGVVLGAKFAPTLFALIKLDYGVFKSTIFGGLLGFSIFILATIWLVDYVMTLIRWFEERMLRTPISDVMPGIVGMILGLIIAYLLENAFMQLPIVGSVVQIFASVLLGYLGFTIFFRKREELLAIFSGRLGRDKDKDKSSKQLTRSGEAKLLDTSVIIDGRIADIVKTGFLDGVLIIPSFVLEELQHIADSSDALKRNRGRRGLDILNRIQKELMVKVQIMEIDFEDIQEVDSKLVKLAKKINGKVVTNDFNLNKVCELQGVGVLNINDLANAVKPVVLPGEEIIVQVIKDGKEHGQGIGYLDDGTMIVVEGGREYIGSRLEVLVTSVLQTSAGRMIFAKPKLLERAL
- the ispD gene encoding 2-C-methyl-D-erythritol 4-phosphate cytidylyltransferase, whose protein sequence is MIDAVVVAAGSGNRMRAEIKKQYMTIGEEMLFIHTVRVFDLHPQIRSIVLVVSPGDEEFVTGVLRTYNWKKQIRVVAGGQTRQESVFYGLQALDEGSEYVAIHDGARPFLSQTILTNVIHKVYEYHAVAVAVPVKDTIAVVDDGKIQSVPERSTLWSVQTPQAFQTALIRKAHAAAVQDLFSGTDDASLVRRLGHEVHIQIGGYSNMKLTTPEDLVIAQLVLQERQKEERFYEFNPHRDRI
- the ispF gene encoding 2-C-methyl-D-erythritol 2,4-cyclodiphosphate synthase, with translation MNSIRIGIGYDVHPLIEGRKLYIGGVEIPHETGLLGHSDADVLLHAIADAILGALGEGDIGKHFPDTDERYKDISSVALLQEVADLAQRKGYSLGNLDCVLLAQRPKIAPYILQMRETIAAVLHVDAAVVNIKATTTEKLGFVGREEGMAAEAVVLLYQSML
- the gltX gene encoding glutamate--tRNA ligase, encoding MSVRVRFAPSPTGHLHIGGARSALFNYLYAKKQNGTFILRIEDTDQARNKEHAEEGFIKSLRWLGIPWDEGFETGGPYGPYRCMDRLPIYQEYADRLLAEGKAYRCYCTEEEIEADRQRMLEQGLTPKYSGRCRHLAKEQEDRFRAEGRKSVVRFLVPEEKIVRIHDKIRGDVEFETNGIGDFVIVKSDGIPTYNFAVVVDDALMKITLVIRGEEHLTNTPRQILVFQAFGFEIPEFAHCSLILNEQGKKLSKRDESIVQFIEQYKDLGYLPEALFNYLALLGWSPGTEQEIFSHDELVQAFSIERISKSGSIFDQQKLAWMNSHYIKQADVQRIVDMAIPFLQQAKRLPTVLSPEQARWVTALVQLLQEKLEYVAQIVPLSDLFFTDQVSYPEESMTLLKEAHVPVVAHACAEVFDRIEDWSADGIKQAIKEVQKETGYKGKQLFMPIRIIVTGQEHGPDLNQTLYLLGKQAVVQRLRNFETHAAHV
- the cysS gene encoding cysteine--tRNA ligase; translation: MALRLYNSRTRQKEEFQTLETGKVKMYVCGPTVYNYFHIGNARAFVVFDVVRRYLEYRGYQVTYVQNFTDVDDKLIRKSQEMGKTVKEVADQYIDAYFEDVEALGVKRADVHPRVMENMDEIIQMIQELIAKGFAYVREGDVYYNTLRFSDYGKLSNQSLEDLQAGARIEVNENKQNPLDFTLWKAAKPSEVFWDSPWGQGRPGWHIECSAMNRKYLGEEIDIHGGGHDLMFPHHENELAQSQAATGKPLARYWLHNGYVNINNEKMSKSLGNSIFVRDLKEQYAPLALRFFLLSAQYRHPVNFSDESIRQSQQAMERISGCLESLRHRAASADPDLMETIEVQPYRERFCAAMDDDLNTPDAITVIFEVVKDANQYMRKEHVALRVIETYQSILEELAGVLGFQFSARSELLDEDIERLIAERTNARKEKNFARADEIRNQLVEQGILLEDTPQGVRWRRQT